The Branchiostoma floridae strain S238N-H82 chromosome 10, Bfl_VNyyK, whole genome shotgun sequence genome has a segment encoding these proteins:
- the LOC118423755 gene encoding kelch-like protein 24, with protein sequence MASSIPEEPAVSQLLQVEDCEFRDTTHAEEILRVLNQQRTTGILTDVVLSVGDGRFPCHKAVLSSNPYFAAMFSMDLKEHLEGKVRLEGVDKETVKILLDFIYTGAILIHHTNVQSLLEASCMFQLTKITNACCQFLEKNLDSSNCLGIWNLADALGCTGLCDAARACALQMFADVAREEEIAEIPIHQLQEYLAHDSLKTRNEELVFETLVQWMKTHEKESRCRIKDLLALVRLPFLQYSYLVNTVQTHPLVRQSQECIQMTETAKSYWSPCFGSLRDIKPRRFSKQMILVVGGRKREATGWKPVLEMRCYDLSIKREAVRTRKSFLSSNRTDNLTSNTTPVVSHCTISTLPSPVQMMGVVVHEHHIYITGGKIKRKSLSQVLRYNLFASTWETLAPMQQPRRAHGCGVVEGQVYVLGGRAGPIIVDTVECYHPSKNEWQWCAPLPQPVRVPSVASLHGKLYAICGSLGAHHPCPYIQIYTPSTDSWTLLTSLELDHIAAPAVVLDDTIYILGGELSKQVTVFKPKDGSISSAPDMNFKRADHAAVLIDNKIYVMGGMQDPGARLMGAMAHDSIHCYNPLGDVTSGECWAEIGKMPEAIAMHGAVAVYEGYLQGGSDVTNCNREVFGDEP encoded by the coding sequence ATGGCTTCCTCAATCCCAGAAGAGCCAGCCGTCTCACAACTGTTGCAAGTTGAAGACTGTGAATTCCGAGATACCACTCATGCTGAGGAAATTCTCCGGGTTTTGAACCAACAGAGAACTACTGGCATCCTCACCGACGTCGTGTTGAGTGTTGGTGATGGCAGGTTTCCTTGCCACAAAGCCGTGTTATCAAGCAATCCATACTTTGCGGCAATGTTCTCTATGGACTTAAAGGAACACCTAGAAGGGAAAGTACGTCTCGAAGGAGTTGACAAGGAAACTGTGAAAATCCTTCTTGACTTTATCTACACAGGAGCTATATTAATCcaccatacaaatgtacagtcaCTCCTGGAGGCGTCCTGTATGTTCCAACTTACCAAGATCACCAACGCCTGTTGCCAGTTTCTGGAGAAAAACCTCGATTCTAGTAACTGCCTTGGTATCTGGAACCTTGCCGATGCTCTAGGCTGTACTGGTTTGTGCGACGCTGCGAGGGCATGTGCACTGCAGATGTTTGCAGATGTTGCACGTGAGGAGGAGATTGCGGAAATTCCTATCCATCAGTTACAAGAGTATCTTGCCCATGACAGTCTGAAGACAAGGAATGAAGAGCTAGTGTTTGAGACTCTAGTGCAGTGGATGAAGACTCATGAAAAGGAAAGCAGGTGTCGGATAAAGGATCTCTTGGCTTTAGTCCGCCTTCCGTTTCTACAATACAGCTATCTAGTCAACACTGTCCAGACGCATCCACTCGTCAGGCAGTCGCAAGAATGTATTCAGATGACGGAGACAGCCAAAAGTTACTGGAGTCCATGTTTTGGATCACTACGAGACATCAAACCCAGACGTTTCAGCAAACAGATGATTTTAGTTGTTGGTGGAAGGAAGAGAGAAGCCACTGGATGGAAGCCCGTCCTTGAGATGAGATGTTATGATCTCTCGATAAAAAGGGAGGCTGTGAGGACCAGAAAGTCCTTCCTGTCGTCTAACAGGACAGACAATTTAACAAGTAACACTACTCCAGTTGTGTCACATTGCACGATATCAACCCTGCCCTCCCCCGTACAGATGATGGGTGTAGTGGTCCATGAGCATCATATCTACATCACGGGCGGGAAGATCAAACGAAAATCTCTCAGTCAAGTTCTGAGGTACAACCTGTTCGCTTCCACGTGGGAAACCCTAGCGCCAATGCAGCAGCCCAGACGCGCGCATGGGTGTGGGGTAGTGGAAGGACAGGTGTATGTTCTAGGTGGCAGAGCAGGTCCAATCATTGTTGATACAGTTGAATGTTATCACCCAAGCAAGAACGAGTGGCAGTGGTGCGCCCCTCTTCCCCAGCCAGTTCGAGTCCCCAGTGTTGCCTCCCTTCATGGAAAGTTGTACGCCATCTGTGGCAGCCTGGGTGCCCATCACCCGTGTCCTTATATCCAAATCTACACCCCTTCTACTGACTCATGGACTCTCCTGACCTCCCTCGAACTGGATCACATTGCTGCACCTGCCGTGGTTCTGGACGACACCATCTATATTCTAGGGGGAGAACTCAGCAAACAGGTCACAGTCTTCAAACCGAAGGATGGATCGATCTCGTCTGCTCCAGATATGAACTTTAAACGTGCGGACCATGCCGCTGTACTGATAGACAATAAGATCTATGTGATGGGGGGTATGCAGGACCCCGGGGCCCGACTCATGGGTGCGATGGCGCATGACAGTATCCACTGTTACAATCCCTTAGGCGACGTCACGTCCGGAGAATGCTGGGCCGAGATAGGAAAAATGCCGGAAGCCATAGCCATGCACGGAGCTGTGGCTGTGTACGAAGGTTATTTACAAGGTGGAAGTGATGTCACTAACTGTAACAGAGAGGTCTTTGGAGATGAACCTTAG